A genomic stretch from Nitrospira sp. includes:
- a CDS encoding glutamate-5-semialdehyde dehydrogenase has protein sequence MISDEEQQELAPVDAPETKDVQEVPPLSIPDYVHELVTRARQAAGRLATLSTVIKNNALIAMADALDEKQALLIEANEKDIEAFGTDPDKAAMADRLRLTEQRIADMSAGIREVAKLPDPLGDMPKMWTRPNGMQVGRVRVPIGVIGIIYESRPNVTADSAALCLKSGNACVLRGGSEAIHSNTAIAAVLAEAAEKAGIPPGAISFVERPDRELVPVLLKQDRYIDLIIPRGGPSLMKTIAEHATIPVVKHDAGICHIYVDADADQAMAETICVNAKAQRPSTCNAMETLLVHQTIARTFLPRLMEKLQAAKVEVRGCPRTCQLLPDAKPAADDDFGKEFLELVLAVRVVKNMDEAMEHIAKYGSQHTEAIITTNYQRAMRFLREVDAGAVLVNASTRLNDGYQFGLGAEIGISTSRIHARGPMGLEELTCSKFIVLGSGQIRE, from the coding sequence ATGATCTCCGACGAGGAACAGCAGGAATTAGCCCCCGTTGATGCTCCCGAGACGAAGGACGTTCAGGAAGTCCCGCCGCTCTCTATCCCGGATTATGTACATGAGCTGGTCACGCGGGCGAGGCAGGCCGCCGGTCGTCTGGCGACGCTCTCCACGGTCATAAAAAATAACGCATTGATCGCCATGGCCGATGCGCTGGATGAGAAACAGGCCCTGCTCATCGAAGCCAATGAAAAAGATATCGAGGCCTTCGGGACTGACCCGGACAAGGCTGCGATGGCCGATCGGCTCCGGCTCACGGAGCAGCGGATCGCCGACATGTCGGCCGGGATTCGGGAAGTCGCCAAGCTGCCGGATCCGTTAGGCGATATGCCGAAGATGTGGACCAGGCCGAACGGGATGCAGGTAGGCCGGGTGCGTGTGCCCATCGGTGTGATCGGCATCATTTACGAATCCCGTCCGAATGTCACCGCCGATTCTGCCGCACTTTGCTTGAAGTCCGGTAATGCCTGTGTGTTGCGCGGCGGGAGCGAGGCCATTCATTCGAATACCGCCATTGCCGCTGTGTTGGCCGAAGCCGCCGAGAAGGCAGGGATTCCCCCCGGCGCCATCAGTTTTGTCGAGCGTCCGGATCGGGAACTTGTGCCGGTCCTGCTCAAGCAGGATCGCTATATCGACCTGATTATCCCGCGGGGCGGTCCGTCACTCATGAAGACCATCGCCGAGCACGCCACCATTCCGGTCGTCAAGCACGATGCGGGGATCTGTCACATCTACGTGGATGCGGATGCCGATCAGGCGATGGCCGAGACAATCTGTGTGAATGCCAAAGCCCAGCGGCCCTCGACCTGTAATGCGATGGAAACGTTGCTCGTCCATCAAACGATCGCGCGGACGTTTCTCCCGCGTCTCATGGAAAAGCTCCAGGCGGCGAAGGTGGAAGTGCGCGGTTGTCCCAGGACTTGCCAGTTGCTGCCGGACGCGAAGCCGGCGGCCGACGATGACTTTGGAAAAGAGTTCTTAGAGTTGGTCCTTGCCGTGAGGGTCGTGAAGAACATGGACGAGGCAATGGAGCACATCGCCAAGTACGGGTCCCAGCACACCGAAGCCATCATCACAACCAACTATCAGCGGGCTATGCGGTTCCTGCGGGAAGTCGATGCGGGGGCGGTGCTGGTGAATGCGTCCACGCGGCTCAATGACGGCTATCAATTCGGACTCGGGGCGGAGATTGGCATCAGCACCTCTCGGATCCATGCCCGTGGTCCCATGGGGTTGGAAGAGCTCACCTGTTCGAAGTTCATTGTCCTGGGGAGCGGCCAGATCCGCGAGTAA
- a CDS encoding response regulator gives MRKVLFVDDMPEVLRMLKRTLDPIKGEWDMRFVESAPEALAVMEQDAFDVLATDMIMPGMDGFQLLKEAKARYPQMVRIAFSGQQGQSLGLRSTDLAHQFLEKPIDAQLLRSIMIRACGLRALLSDDNVRKIVTNLKCLPSLPVLYKELMDEIHSGDASLKKIAKIISKDMAMVTKILQLVNSAFFGLRTTVSNPEQAVALLGSDTIRSLVLSMQAFSQFDAKALPGFSLEALWQHGLKTSGYAKAIAKEERVPQAMIDDAFTAGLLHDIGMLVLASNMPDGYKQVLGLQKDKGLLDWQAEQEVFGVTHAEVGAYLLGLWGVGEAIVEAVAYHHRPSVCDELAFSPLTAVHVANVLAESEQPMGESGTSLSIDEAYLTKLGKLDQLAAWKEACQPDEE, from the coding sequence ATGCGAAAAGTCTTGTTCGTAGATGACATGCCGGAAGTCCTGCGCATGTTGAAGCGCACGCTCGACCCGATCAAGGGCGAGTGGGACATGCGTTTTGTGGAAAGCGCGCCGGAGGCCCTGGCCGTAATGGAACAGGATGCGTTCGACGTGCTGGCGACCGACATGATCATGCCGGGGATGGACGGGTTCCAACTGTTGAAGGAAGCCAAGGCCCGGTATCCGCAGATGGTGCGCATCGCCTTCTCCGGCCAGCAGGGGCAGAGCCTGGGCCTGCGCTCGACCGATCTGGCGCATCAGTTTCTTGAAAAGCCCATCGATGCGCAACTCTTGCGGTCGATCATGATCCGCGCCTGCGGGCTGCGGGCGCTGTTGTCCGACGACAACGTGCGCAAGATTGTCACCAATCTCAAGTGCCTCCCCAGCCTTCCGGTGCTCTATAAAGAATTGATGGATGAAATCCATTCCGGCGATGCCTCGCTCAAGAAGATCGCCAAGATCATCTCCAAAGATATGGCGATGGTGACGAAGATTCTCCAACTGGTGAACTCCGCCTTTTTCGGATTGCGCACGACGGTGTCGAATCCCGAGCAGGCGGTGGCCTTGCTCGGCAGCGACACGATCCGGTCTCTCGTGCTGTCTATGCAGGCCTTCTCCCAGTTTGATGCCAAGGCGTTGCCGGGCTTTTCACTCGAGGCCTTGTGGCAACACGGGCTGAAAACCAGCGGCTATGCGAAAGCGATCGCAAAGGAAGAGCGCGTCCCTCAGGCCATGATCGACGATGCCTTCACGGCGGGACTATTGCACGATATCGGCATGCTGGTGTTGGCGAGTAACATGCCTGACGGGTACAAACAGGTATTGGGACTTCAGAAGGATAAGGGCCTGCTCGACTGGCAGGCGGAGCAGGAGGTGTTCGGCGTCACCCATGCTGAAGTCGGGGCCTATCTGTTGGGACTGTGGGGAGTCGGCGAAGCGATCGTCGAAGCCGTCGCCTATCACCATCGGCCATCCGTCTGCGACGAGCTGGCGTTCAGTCCGCTCACCGCCGTGCATGTGGCCAATGTGCTGGCTGAGAGTGAGCAGCCTATGGGAGAGAGCGGCACATCTCTTTCAATAGATGAAGCCTACCTGACCAAGCTGGGGAAATTGGATCAGCTTGCAGCGTGGAAAGAAGCCTGTCAGCCGGACGAAGAGTAA
- the pyrR gene encoding bifunctional pyr operon transcriptional regulator/uracil phosphoribosyltransferase PyrR: protein MNREQERLIMDAGDIARALTRVAHEILERNKGVKDLALVGIRTGGVHLAHRLAKRIQEIEQAPVPIGDLDITLYRDDLSLRKEQPVLRTTSVPFDISDKIVVLVDDVLFTGRTIRAAMDGLMDLGRPAEIQLAVLVDRGHRQLPIKANYIGKNLPTSRDEQVQVLLEEAGEDDRVVILRA, encoded by the coding sequence ATGAATCGTGAGCAAGAGCGGTTGATTATGGATGCCGGCGATATCGCCCGGGCGTTGACCCGTGTGGCGCATGAGATTCTGGAGCGGAACAAGGGCGTGAAGGATCTGGCGCTGGTCGGGATCCGGACGGGCGGCGTCCATCTGGCCCATCGGCTGGCGAAGCGCATTCAGGAGATCGAACAGGCGCCTGTACCGATCGGGGATCTCGACATCACGCTCTATCGCGATGACTTGTCGTTGCGTAAGGAACAGCCGGTGCTGCGCACGACCTCGGTGCCGTTCGATATTTCCGATAAGATCGTCGTGCTGGTGGATGATGTGCTCTTTACGGGGCGAACGATTCGCGCTGCGATGGACGGTTTGATGGATCTGGGGCGTCCCGCGGAAATTCAATTGGCCGTCCTCGTCGATCGCGGCCATCGTCAACTGCCGATCAAGGCCAATTACATCGGGAAGAATCTCCCTACGTCGCGCGACGAACAAGTGCAAGTTTTGTTAGAAGAAGCGGGCGAAGATGATCGGGTGGTAATCCTAAGGGCCTGA
- a CDS encoding aspartate carbamoyltransferase catalytic subunit, with amino-acid sequence MSLKHKNLLSLAPLSVEDIQLILETADSFKEVSGREIKKVPALRGRTVVNLFFEPSTRTRTSFELAAKRLSADVINFSPSSSSVVKGETLLDTARNIEAMQADIIVLRHSSAGAAETLARGVKSSVINAGDGWHEHPTQALLDLYTIRERGMAFKGLRVAIVGDVAHSRVARSNILALTKLGAEVRVVGPPTMIPLGIEKMGVRVFHHLDEGLRDVQVIMMLRLQLERQGRALFPTIREYARLYGLTAERVKLADPKAIVMHPGPINRGVEIAPEVADSLSSVILDQVANGVAVRMGVLYLMSGAN; translated from the coding sequence ATGAGTCTCAAACATAAAAATCTGCTCAGTCTGGCACCCTTGTCGGTGGAGGATATCCAGCTCATTCTTGAGACGGCCGATTCGTTCAAGGAAGTGAGCGGCCGCGAGATCAAGAAAGTGCCGGCGCTGCGGGGGCGGACGGTCGTGAATCTTTTCTTCGAGCCGAGCACGAGAACGCGCACATCATTTGAATTAGCGGCCAAGCGGCTGAGTGCCGATGTCATTAATTTTTCTCCTTCGTCGAGCAGCGTCGTCAAAGGGGAAACCTTGCTCGATACAGCGCGCAACATTGAGGCCATGCAGGCGGATATTATCGTGCTTCGCCATTCGTCGGCGGGGGCGGCCGAGACCTTGGCGCGCGGGGTGAAGTCTTCGGTGATCAATGCCGGAGACGGCTGGCACGAGCATCCGACCCAGGCGCTGCTCGATCTCTATACGATTCGAGAGCGGGGGATGGCGTTCAAGGGATTGCGCGTGGCCATTGTGGGGGATGTGGCGCATAGCCGGGTGGCTCGGTCCAATATACTGGCCTTAACCAAGCTGGGCGCGGAAGTCCGTGTGGTGGGGCCGCCGACCATGATTCCTTTGGGCATTGAAAAGATGGGTGTGCGCGTCTTCCACCATCTCGACGAGGGCCTGCGGGATGTGCAGGTCATCATGATGTTGCGGCTCCAGCTCGAGCGGCAGGGACGGGCGCTGTTCCCGACCATTCGAGAGTATGCGCGTCTGTACGGACTGACGGCGGAGCGGGTGAAGCTGGCGGATCCGAAGGCGATTGTCATGCATCCCGGTCCGATCAATCGAGGGGTCGAGATCGCGCCGGAAGTCGCGGACAGTTTGTCGTCGGTGATCTTGGATCAAGTCGCGAACGGTGTGGCCGTTCGTATGGGTGTCCTTTACCTGATGTCAGGAGCGAACTAA
- a CDS encoding dihydroorotase, whose amino-acid sequence MAILIKGGQVIDPGRVNGAADVLIDQGKIAAVGANLKAPAGCTVIEAKGLLVLPGFVDLHVHFREPGFEYKETIQSGSAAAVAGGFTTVCAMPNTKPVNDNQAVTEFMIDRARTAGLANVLPIGAITKGSEGKELAEIGDLHRSGCVAISDDGKPVMNSLVMRRAMEYAVAFDIPVVDHCEDLHLAEGGCMNEGLISTELGLPGIPAAAEDVMVARNLSLSELTGARLHLAHISTAGSVRMVREAKARGIKVTAEACPHHFTLTEDVVRGYNTLAKMNPPLRTGEDVQAIKEGLRDGTIDVIATDHAPHATQEKQQDFTEAPFGIVGLETALSLTLALVDEGVLTLEQAVDKLATAPAVAFGLKKGTLAVGVDADVAIVDPNEQWQVDPSKFKSKSRNTPFAGWKVKGRVRTTIVGGRVVFEATPAER is encoded by the coding sequence GTGGCGATACTGATTAAGGGCGGACAGGTGATCGATCCGGGGCGCGTCAATGGAGCAGCGGATGTCTTGATCGATCAGGGCAAGATTGCGGCGGTGGGGGCGAACCTGAAGGCTCCCGCCGGCTGTACGGTCATTGAGGCCAAGGGGCTGTTGGTGTTGCCTGGGTTCGTGGATTTGCATGTGCATTTTCGCGAGCCGGGGTTTGAGTATAAGGAAACGATTCAGAGCGGCAGCGCGGCGGCGGTGGCCGGCGGCTTTACCACGGTGTGTGCCATGCCGAATACGAAGCCGGTGAACGATAATCAAGCAGTGACGGAATTCATGATCGATCGGGCGCGCACGGCGGGGTTGGCGAATGTCTTGCCCATCGGAGCGATCACGAAGGGTTCAGAAGGCAAGGAGTTGGCGGAGATCGGCGATCTGCACCGCTCCGGCTGCGTGGCCATTTCCGACGACGGCAAGCCGGTCATGAACAGTCTCGTGATGCGGCGGGCGATGGAATATGCGGTGGCCTTTGACATCCCGGTGGTGGATCATTGCGAAGATCTGCATCTCGCCGAGGGCGGCTGCATGAATGAAGGGTTGATCTCCACCGAGTTGGGCTTGCCGGGGATTCCGGCCGCCGCGGAAGACGTGATGGTCGCACGCAATCTGTCCTTGTCGGAACTCACCGGGGCACGCTTGCATCTGGCCCATATCAGCACGGCGGGATCGGTGCGGATGGTGCGCGAAGCGAAAGCGCGCGGGATCAAGGTGACGGCAGAGGCGTGCCCCCACCATTTCACGCTCACGGAAGATGTCGTGCGTGGGTACAACACGCTGGCGAAAATGAATCCTCCGCTCAGAACCGGCGAGGATGTGCAGGCGATTAAAGAAGGGTTACGGGACGGGACGATCGACGTCATCGCCACAGACCATGCGCCTCATGCTACGCAGGAAAAACAGCAGGACTTTACTGAAGCCCCATTCGGCATTGTCGGCTTGGAAACGGCGCTCTCGTTGACGCTGGCGCTGGTGGATGAAGGCGTGCTGACGCTGGAGCAGGCGGTTGATAAATTGGCGACCGCGCCGGCTGTGGCGTTCGGACTTAAGAAGGGCACGCTAGCCGTCGGGGTGGATGCGGACGTCGCGATCGTCGATCCCAACGAACAGTGGCAGGTCGATCCCAGCAAGTTCAAGTCGAAGAGCCGGAACACGCCGTTTGCCGGATGGAAGGTGAAGGGGCGGGTCAGAACGACGATCGTCGGCGGGCGGGTGGTGTTTGAAGCGACTCCAGCGGAGCGGTAG
- a CDS encoding carbamoyl-phosphate synthase domain-containing protein, whose translation MKKALLALADGTIFAGRALGHAGEAVSEVLFNTAMTGSQLGVRVNHTLRLSKGQA comes from the coding sequence ATGAAGAAGGCGCTCTTGGCATTGGCCGATGGAACGATTTTCGCGGGGCGCGCTCTTGGCCACGCAGGCGAAGCTGTCTCTGAAGTACTGTTCAACACGGCCATGACCGGGTCTCAACTGGGCGTTCGCGTCAATCACACATTGCGACTGAGTAAGGGGCAGGCATGA
- the carA gene encoding glutamine-hydrolyzing carbamoyl-phosphate synthase small subunit — protein MKKALLALADGTIFEGRALGHVGEAIGEVVFNTAMTGYQEVLTDPSYKGQIITMTCPHIGNYGVTPEDSESRKVWAEGFVVMEASRLVSNWRGKDCIQDYLAKAKIVAIEGLDTRALTRHLREKGSQQAVITHVDADRESVVKKAKQAPSILGRDLVAEVTSKRSYEWDKGSGEWMPDVVPVRARSDRRKPWRVVAYDFGVKENILRRLVDVGCHVTVVPASTSAAEVQALKPDGVFLSNGPGDPEGVPYAIEAVRALIGRYPIFGICLGHQIIGLALGLKTYKLKFGHHGSNHPVIDIRTRKVEITSQNHNFAVQSPTPIAGVPDRPMTIETKLGKVSITHLSLNDQSIEGMVCLDQPVFSVQYHPEASPGPHDSAYLFEEFVQLMEKHHG, from the coding sequence ATGAAGAAGGCGCTCTTGGCATTGGCCGATGGAACGATTTTCGAGGGGCGTGCCCTTGGGCATGTAGGCGAAGCCATCGGTGAAGTGGTCTTCAATACGGCCATGACCGGGTACCAAGAGGTGCTGACCGATCCCTCTTATAAAGGACAGATCATTACGATGACCTGTCCCCATATCGGAAACTACGGGGTGACGCCGGAGGATAGCGAGTCTCGGAAAGTCTGGGCCGAGGGATTCGTGGTGATGGAGGCCAGCCGGCTGGTGAGCAATTGGCGAGGGAAAGACTGTATTCAGGATTATCTGGCCAAAGCCAAGATCGTCGCGATCGAGGGGTTGGACACACGTGCGCTGACGCGTCATCTGAGGGAGAAGGGCTCGCAACAGGCGGTGATTACACATGTAGATGCCGATCGAGAATCTGTCGTCAAGAAGGCCAAGCAGGCGCCGAGCATTCTCGGCCGCGATCTCGTCGCCGAGGTCACCTCGAAGCGTTCCTATGAATGGGACAAGGGTTCGGGGGAATGGATGCCGGATGTGGTGCCGGTGCGGGCGCGATCCGATCGACGAAAGCCCTGGCGGGTCGTGGCCTATGATTTCGGCGTGAAGGAAAATATCCTGCGACGGCTGGTCGATGTGGGGTGCCATGTGACGGTGGTGCCGGCGTCGACGTCGGCTGCCGAGGTGCAGGCGTTGAAGCCGGACGGGGTGTTTCTCTCGAACGGTCCGGGCGATCCCGAGGGTGTGCCCTATGCGATAGAAGCGGTGCGTGCGTTGATCGGTCGTTATCCGATCTTTGGCATTTGCCTGGGCCATCAGATCATTGGATTGGCCTTAGGTCTTAAGACCTACAAGCTGAAATTCGGGCATCACGGGTCGAACCATCCGGTCATCGATATCAGGACACGCAAGGTCGAGATCACCTCGCAGAATCACAATTTCGCCGTGCAGAGCCCGACCCCGATCGCTGGCGTGCCGGATCGTCCGATGACGATCGAGACCAAGCTCGGCAAGGTGTCGATTACCCACCTGAGCCTGAACGATCAGTCGATTGAGGGGATGGTCTGTCTGGACCAGCCGGTCTTTTCGGTGCAATATCATCCCGAGGCCTCGCCGGGCCCGCATGACTCGGCGTACCTGTTCGAGGAGTTTGTGCAGCTCATGGAGAAACATCATGGATAG
- the sppA gene encoding signal peptide peptidase SppA — MDRFRQSVAGVFVVVLSALHTGCVNIQIPPPPAPLEERQVSGTGKDKILLVDVSGMISSEEKSSFYTHPSMIATIKEELTRASRDESVKALVLRINTPGGTVTASDIIHHELKLFKASRKIPVIASIMDVGASGGYYIASAADRIMAHPSTVTGSIGVIMLTVNTHGLLEKVGVEATAITSGPRKDMGSPFRAMTPEERGIFQGLIDSFYQRFLTVVQEGRPNLQMEQIKKLADGRIYTGDQAKAAGLVDEIGYLEEAIEAAKKKAGLTEAKVVTYHRPGDYSNNVYTKLMAPGPLAALGNLDVMSFVRGGTPQFMYLWMP; from the coding sequence ATGGATAGATTCCGTCAATCCGTCGCCGGTGTGTTCGTCGTGGTTTTGAGCGCGTTACACACGGGCTGCGTCAATATTCAGATCCCGCCTCCGCCCGCTCCGCTGGAGGAACGGCAGGTCAGCGGAACCGGCAAGGACAAGATTCTGCTCGTGGATGTGTCCGGGATGATCAGTTCGGAAGAGAAGTCGAGTTTCTATACCCATCCCAGCATGATCGCGACGATCAAGGAAGAACTGACGCGGGCCTCACGTGATGAGTCGGTCAAGGCGCTGGTGTTGCGGATCAATACGCCTGGCGGGACCGTCACGGCGTCGGATATCATTCATCATGAACTCAAACTCTTCAAGGCGTCCCGCAAGATTCCGGTCATTGCTTCGATCATGGACGTGGGGGCCTCGGGCGGCTATTACATCGCCTCAGCCGCAGACCGGATCATGGCCCATCCCTCGACGGTGACGGGAAGTATCGGCGTGATCATGCTCACGGTGAATACTCACGGACTGTTGGAGAAAGTGGGGGTAGAGGCCACCGCGATCACGTCCGGCCCCCGGAAGGATATGGGGTCACCGTTTCGCGCGATGACTCCGGAAGAGCGGGGCATTTTCCAAGGGTTGATCGATTCGTTCTATCAGCGGTTCCTGACCGTTGTGCAGGAGGGCAGGCCGAATCTCCAGATGGAGCAGATCAAGAAGCTGGCCGACGGTCGGATCTATACCGGCGATCAAGCGAAAGCGGCGGGACTGGTTGATGAGATCGGCTATCTGGAAGAAGCCATTGAGGCAGCCAAGAAGAAAGCGGGACTGACCGAGGCGAAGGTGGTGACCTATCACCGCCCGGGCGATTATTCGAATAATGTGTACACCAAGCTCATGGCGCCAGGTCCGCTGGCGGCGCTGGGCAATCTCGACGTGATGTCGTTTGTCAGAGGCGGGACGCCGCAATTCATGTATTTGTGGATGCCCTAG
- a CDS encoding M48 family metallopeptidase: MAEQVDHNVDQFLATPVGRRAVLAFGARGVAGIYAALGACTALGLLSSLTGCYRAPGTARDQLIFFSEEKEMEFGLGAYREVLRQATLSDNAEINELVQKVGQRIAKAANKPEYQWEFAVIEDDKMVNAFCLPGGKVAIFTGILKTTKSEAGLATVMGHEVAHALQRHGVERMSRSIIDQIAQLGAIGAAAAGHAGGGAMQGLLGAYGVNVSLPFNRKQESEADYIGLRLMAEAGFDPREAVPFWERMSGCPRQMIGKVCFRSQQAVPEFLSTHPSDLTRINQIEAWLPDAMQHYHGANAPTAPPPAPYRPLIGPMPQMS; the protein is encoded by the coding sequence ATGGCAGAACAGGTTGATCATAACGTGGACCAGTTTCTCGCTACCCCTGTCGGGCGTCGCGCAGTACTGGCGTTTGGGGCGCGAGGAGTGGCCGGAATTTATGCGGCACTTGGGGCTTGCACGGCTCTGGGACTATTGTCGTCGTTGACCGGCTGTTATCGCGCACCGGGAACCGCCCGCGATCAGCTCATTTTCTTTTCGGAAGAAAAGGAAATGGAGTTTGGTCTTGGCGCGTACCGCGAGGTGTTGCGGCAGGCGACGCTGAGCGACAATGCGGAAATCAATGAGCTGGTTCAGAAGGTGGGGCAGCGGATTGCCAAGGCGGCGAATAAGCCGGAGTATCAGTGGGAGTTTGCGGTCATCGAAGATGACAAGATGGTGAACGCGTTTTGTCTGCCCGGCGGCAAAGTCGCGATCTTTACGGGCATCCTCAAGACGACGAAGAGCGAAGCAGGATTGGCGACAGTCATGGGGCATGAGGTTGCTCATGCGCTCCAGCGGCATGGCGTCGAACGGATGAGCCGCAGTATTATCGATCAAATCGCCCAATTGGGTGCGATCGGGGCGGCAGCGGCCGGGCATGCCGGAGGCGGAGCGATGCAGGGGTTGCTCGGAGCCTACGGCGTGAATGTATCGTTGCCGTTCAACCGGAAGCAGGAGTCGGAAGCGGACTATATCGGCCTGCGCCTCATGGCTGAAGCAGGATTCGACCCGCGGGAAGCGGTGCCGTTCTGGGAGCGCATGAGCGGCTGTCCCCGGCAGATGATCGGGAAGGTGTGCTTTCGGTCGCAGCAGGCGGTTCCGGAGTTTCTCTCGACGCATCCCTCGGACCTTACCCGTATCAATCAAATCGAGGCCTGGTTGCCTGACGCGATGCAACATTATCATGGGGCCAATGCCCCGACGGCTCCGCCTCCGGCACCCTATCGTCCCCTGATCGGGCCGATGCCGCAAATGAGCTAG